The following are encoded in a window of Mustela nigripes isolate SB6536 chromosome 1, MUSNIG.SB6536, whole genome shotgun sequence genomic DNA:
- the RELT gene encoding tumor necrosis factor receptor superfamily member 19L isoform X3, with protein MYLSGPLLAWSLGLWTPIFLLEVSRSQLPICLEAGDSQGLRMKPSPSHWPLSCLFVLLPWPLATPVSTTSWQCPPGKEPHLDPGQGTLCRSCPPGTFSALWGPGPCQPHSRCSPRGRLEAQAGTATQDTLCGDCQPGWVATLGVPHVPCQPCSWMPLGTRGCSGINPAYRAEDANEDTIGVLVRLITEKKENAAALEELLKEYHSKQLVQTGHGPVPRLPLGTPSLPHICPHRHHLHTVQGLASLSGPCCSRCSQKKWPEVLLSPEAAAAATPTPRLLPNPARAPKSGAKAGRQGEITILSVGRFRVARIPEQRSSSAAPEVKTITEAGPSASDLPDSPQPGLPTEQRALLGSGGSHTKWLKPPAENKAEENRYVVRLSESTLVI; from the exons ATGTACCTGAGTGGGCCCCTGCTGGCTTGGAGTCTGGGCCTTTGGACCCCCATTTTCCTCCTGGAGGTCTCGAGATCGCAGCTCCCCATTTGCCTGGAG GCTGGCGACTCCCAGGGCCTGAGGATGAAGCCAAGCCCGTCACATTGGCCCCTGTCCTGCCTTTTTGTG CTGCTTCCTTGGCCTCTGGCCACTCCAGTATCAACGACCTCTTGGCAGTGCCcacctgggaaggagccccacctG GACCCGGGGCAGGGCACATTATGCAGATCCTGTCCCCCCGGCACTTTCTCTGCTTTGTGGGGCCCTGGCCCGTGCCAGCCCCATTCCCGCTGCAGTCCTCGGGGGAGGCTGGAGGCCCAGGCAGGCACAGCGACTCAAGACACTCTATGTGGAGACTGCCAGCCTGG GTGGGTTGCCACTTTGGGGGTCCCCCATGTTCCCTGTCAGCCATGCTCCTGGATGCCTCTGGGTACTCGTGGCTGCTCTG GGATCAACCCCGCCTACAGGGCTGAAGATGCCAACGAGGACACCATCGGGGTCCTGGTACGCCTGATCACAGAGAAGAAAG AGAATGCGGCGGCCCTGGAGGAGCTGCTGAAGGAGTACCACAGCAAACAGCTGGTACAGACTGGCCACGGGCCTGTGCCCAG GCTGCCACTAGGCACCCCCAGTTTGCCACACATCTGCCCGCATCGCCACCACCTCCACACCGTGCAGGGCTTGGCCTCACTCTCTGGCCCCTGCTGCTCCCGGTGCAGCCAGAAGAAGTGGCCCGAGGTGCTGCTGTCCCCTGAGGCCGCAGCTGCCGCTACCCCCACTCCCAGACTCCTGCCCAACCCTGCCAGGGCTCCAAAGTCAGGGGCCAAAGCAGGACGCCAGGGCGAGATCACCATCTTATCTGTGGGCAG GTTCCGAGTGGCCCGAATTCCAGAGCAACGGTCAAGTTCAGCAGCCCCTGAGGTGAAGACTATCACGGAGGCTGGGCCCTCAGCGAGTGACCTCCCTGATTCCCCACAACCtggcctccccactgagcagcgggCACTGCTGGGAAGTGGTGGAAGCCATACGAAGTGGCTGAAGCCCCCGGCAGAGAACAAGGCTGAG GAAAACCGCTATGTGGTCCGGCTAAGTGAGAGCACTCTGGTTATCTGA
- the RELT gene encoding tumor necrosis factor receptor superfamily member 19L isoform X1 — translation MYLSGPLLAWSLGLWTPIFLLEVSRSQLPICLEAGDSQGLRMKPSPSHWPLSCLFVLLPWPLATPVSTTSWQCPPGKEPHLDPGQGTLCRSCPPGTFSALWGPGPCQPHSRCSPRGRLEAQAGTATQDTLCGDCQPGWVATLGVPHVPCQPCSWMPLGTRGCSERGRRARRGVEVAAGDTSAGDTRQPGNSTRAGGPEETAAQYAVIAIVPVFCLMGLLGILVCNLLKRKGYHCTAHKEVGPGPGGGGSGINPAYRAEDANEDTIGVLVRLITEKKENAAALEELLKEYHSKQLVQTGHGPVPRLPLGTPSLPHICPHRHHLHTVQGLASLSGPCCSRCSQKKWPEVLLSPEAAAAATPTPRLLPNPARAPKSGAKAGRQGEITILSVGRFRVARIPEQRSSSAAPEVKTITEAGPSASDLPDSPQPGLPTEQRALLGSGGSHTKWLKPPAENKAEENRYVVRLSESTLVI, via the exons ATGTACCTGAGTGGGCCCCTGCTGGCTTGGAGTCTGGGCCTTTGGACCCCCATTTTCCTCCTGGAGGTCTCGAGATCGCAGCTCCCCATTTGCCTGGAG GCTGGCGACTCCCAGGGCCTGAGGATGAAGCCAAGCCCGTCACATTGGCCCCTGTCCTGCCTTTTTGTG CTGCTTCCTTGGCCTCTGGCCACTCCAGTATCAACGACCTCTTGGCAGTGCCcacctgggaaggagccccacctG GACCCGGGGCAGGGCACATTATGCAGATCCTGTCCCCCCGGCACTTTCTCTGCTTTGTGGGGCCCTGGCCCGTGCCAGCCCCATTCCCGCTGCAGTCCTCGGGGGAGGCTGGAGGCCCAGGCAGGCACAGCGACTCAAGACACTCTATGTGGAGACTGCCAGCCTGG GTGGGTTGCCACTTTGGGGGTCCCCCATGTTCCCTGTCAGCCATGCTCCTGGATGCCTCTGGGTACTCGTGGCTGCTCTG AGCGGGGACGGCGGGCCCGACGTGGCGTGGAGGTAGCAGCAGGGGACACCAGCGCTGGGGATACGCGGCAGCCTGGGAATAGCACCCGGGCAGGTGGCCCTGAGGAGACGGCTGCCCAGTATGCAGTTATTGCCATTGTGCCTGTCTTCTGCCTCATGGGGTTGCTGGGCATCCTGGTGTGTAACCTGCTCAAGCGGAAGGGCTACCACTGCACCGCCCACAAGGAGGTTGGGCCTGGCCCTGGAGGTGGAGGCAGCG GGATCAACCCCGCCTACAGGGCTGAAGATGCCAACGAGGACACCATCGGGGTCCTGGTACGCCTGATCACAGAGAAGAAAG AGAATGCGGCGGCCCTGGAGGAGCTGCTGAAGGAGTACCACAGCAAACAGCTGGTACAGACTGGCCACGGGCCTGTGCCCAG GCTGCCACTAGGCACCCCCAGTTTGCCACACATCTGCCCGCATCGCCACCACCTCCACACCGTGCAGGGCTTGGCCTCACTCTCTGGCCCCTGCTGCTCCCGGTGCAGCCAGAAGAAGTGGCCCGAGGTGCTGCTGTCCCCTGAGGCCGCAGCTGCCGCTACCCCCACTCCCAGACTCCTGCCCAACCCTGCCAGGGCTCCAAAGTCAGGGGCCAAAGCAGGACGCCAGGGCGAGATCACCATCTTATCTGTGGGCAG GTTCCGAGTGGCCCGAATTCCAGAGCAACGGTCAAGTTCAGCAGCCCCTGAGGTGAAGACTATCACGGAGGCTGGGCCCTCAGCGAGTGACCTCCCTGATTCCCCACAACCtggcctccccactgagcagcgggCACTGCTGGGAAGTGGTGGAAGCCATACGAAGTGGCTGAAGCCCCCGGCAGAGAACAAGGCTGAG GAAAACCGCTATGTGGTCCGGCTAAGTGAGAGCACTCTGGTTATCTGA
- the RELT gene encoding tumor necrosis factor receptor superfamily member 19L isoform X2 has product MKPSPSHWPLSCLFVLLPWPLATPVSTTSWQCPPGKEPHLDPGQGTLCRSCPPGTFSALWGPGPCQPHSRCSPRGRLEAQAGTATQDTLCGDCQPGWVATLGVPHVPCQPCSWMPLGTRGCSERGRRARRGVEVAAGDTSAGDTRQPGNSTRAGGPEETAAQYAVIAIVPVFCLMGLLGILVCNLLKRKGYHCTAHKEVGPGPGGGGSGINPAYRAEDANEDTIGVLVRLITEKKENAAALEELLKEYHSKQLVQTGHGPVPRLPLGTPSLPHICPHRHHLHTVQGLASLSGPCCSRCSQKKWPEVLLSPEAAAAATPTPRLLPNPARAPKSGAKAGRQGEITILSVGRFRVARIPEQRSSSAAPEVKTITEAGPSASDLPDSPQPGLPTEQRALLGSGGSHTKWLKPPAENKAEENRYVVRLSESTLVI; this is encoded by the exons ATGAAGCCAAGCCCGTCACATTGGCCCCTGTCCTGCCTTTTTGTG CTGCTTCCTTGGCCTCTGGCCACTCCAGTATCAACGACCTCTTGGCAGTGCCcacctgggaaggagccccacctG GACCCGGGGCAGGGCACATTATGCAGATCCTGTCCCCCCGGCACTTTCTCTGCTTTGTGGGGCCCTGGCCCGTGCCAGCCCCATTCCCGCTGCAGTCCTCGGGGGAGGCTGGAGGCCCAGGCAGGCACAGCGACTCAAGACACTCTATGTGGAGACTGCCAGCCTGG GTGGGTTGCCACTTTGGGGGTCCCCCATGTTCCCTGTCAGCCATGCTCCTGGATGCCTCTGGGTACTCGTGGCTGCTCTG AGCGGGGACGGCGGGCCCGACGTGGCGTGGAGGTAGCAGCAGGGGACACCAGCGCTGGGGATACGCGGCAGCCTGGGAATAGCACCCGGGCAGGTGGCCCTGAGGAGACGGCTGCCCAGTATGCAGTTATTGCCATTGTGCCTGTCTTCTGCCTCATGGGGTTGCTGGGCATCCTGGTGTGTAACCTGCTCAAGCGGAAGGGCTACCACTGCACCGCCCACAAGGAGGTTGGGCCTGGCCCTGGAGGTGGAGGCAGCG GGATCAACCCCGCCTACAGGGCTGAAGATGCCAACGAGGACACCATCGGGGTCCTGGTACGCCTGATCACAGAGAAGAAAG AGAATGCGGCGGCCCTGGAGGAGCTGCTGAAGGAGTACCACAGCAAACAGCTGGTACAGACTGGCCACGGGCCTGTGCCCAG GCTGCCACTAGGCACCCCCAGTTTGCCACACATCTGCCCGCATCGCCACCACCTCCACACCGTGCAGGGCTTGGCCTCACTCTCTGGCCCCTGCTGCTCCCGGTGCAGCCAGAAGAAGTGGCCCGAGGTGCTGCTGTCCCCTGAGGCCGCAGCTGCCGCTACCCCCACTCCCAGACTCCTGCCCAACCCTGCCAGGGCTCCAAAGTCAGGGGCCAAAGCAGGACGCCAGGGCGAGATCACCATCTTATCTGTGGGCAG GTTCCGAGTGGCCCGAATTCCAGAGCAACGGTCAAGTTCAGCAGCCCCTGAGGTGAAGACTATCACGGAGGCTGGGCCCTCAGCGAGTGACCTCCCTGATTCCCCACAACCtggcctccccactgagcagcgggCACTGCTGGGAAGTGGTGGAAGCCATACGAAGTGGCTGAAGCCCCCGGCAGAGAACAAGGCTGAG GAAAACCGCTATGTGGTCCGGCTAAGTGAGAGCACTCTGGTTATCTGA